Sequence from the Sphingobacteriaceae bacterium GW460-11-11-14-LB5 genome:
AGTTTGGCATCGTTGGCAATTAAAATTAAACGCGGTTCAAAAATATTCCCTTCACTTTCAATCGCACCTTCTAAAATATAAAGTGCACTTTCGCCAAACAGGTAATCGCCAATGTTTAACTTTTGCTGCTTAGTGCTTTTTAACTCTAAAAAATATAAGGGACTGTACACCGGAACCGGAGATTTATAACCAAAAGCTTCTCCGGCGATTAATTTAAAATCAACACCATCTTGTGTCCAGCCTGGAATGTCTGCCCCCTCTACGTGGCAAAATTCAGGTTCCATTTGTTCTAAATCTTTAGGTAAGGCTACCCAGATCTGTAAGCCATGGAGCATTTTGTCGCTATGACGGAGGTATTCAGGAGTTCTTTCTGAATGTACGATACCGCTGCCCGAGGTCATCCAGTTTACCTGTCCGGGTTTAATCACAATATCCGAACCCAAACTGTCTTTGTGTGTAATTTCGCCCTCGAACAAAAAGGTTAAGGTTGATAAGCCAATATGCGGGTGTGGTGGAACATCGAGGTTTTCATGATCGCTCAACGCGGCAGGACCCATGTGGTCGATAAAGGAAAAAGGACCAACCATGCGTTTCTCTCTGAAAGGCAGTAATCTGCCAACCATAAAATTGCCAATATTTGCAGGCCTTTCTTCGATAATGAGTTTAATGTTCGACATGGGATAATCAATTTTTTGATGACGTGAATTTAAGGAAAAAAATGCTAAAGCAGATGGTTTGGTAATATCTGTTGGCGCGAAAAACTAGTTTGTTTTTGGAAAGCAATAACAGAAGCTTTTAGGTTGTTGTTTTTCCGCTCCCGCTTCTCCCGACTTCATCTCGGGATTTGCTTTGATCGGGTTTAGGTGGCTAGGGCAATGCTACTGTCAGAAGTGAAATAAACCCGACCGACAGCGTTATCCTGATTTTTTCTATCAGGATTAAGCAAAGGGCGGGGCTGGAACAACCGAAGTAATACGGGTACTGCTTTTCAAACTATCAAGAAAATTTCCGTGCCCTCTGTGCTTCCGTGGCAGAAAATTTATTCCTAAACTGAGTTCTATGGTAACATCTGATGTCACGGGAAGATCTCTTCATTTCGTCGCGCTTCAGTAGAGATGACGGAATTATTGTAACAAAAAAGCATCCCTTTCGAGATGCCTTTCTAAACTTAAAAAGAAAAATTAAGATTTTTATACCAGTTCCATTAAAGCCTCTTTGCTAAAGCCTTTTAATTCTTCTGTGCGGTTATATTTAATTTTTTCTACCCAGTTCGGGTCTGCTAAAAGCGGACGGCCAACTGCTACTAAATCGAAATCACCGCGATCCATTCTGCGTACCAGTTCTTCCAATGAGCTAGGTTGTGAACTTTGACCAGCAAATGCGCCAAAGAAATCGCCATCCAAACCAACAGAACCTACTGAAATTGTTGCTTTTCCGGTTACTTTTTTGGCCCAACCGGCAAAATTTAAGTCAGAACCTTCAAATTCAGGTTCCCAGAAACGGCGTTGCGAACAATGGAAAATATCGATTCCGGCTTCGGCTAATGGGGTTAACCATTGCTCCATTTCCTGTTCGTTTTTAGCCAGTTTGAAATCGTAAGCAGCAGGTTTAAACTGCGATAGACGTATAATTAAGGCGAAGTCTTCACCAACTCTTTTGCGTACTTCCTTAATTACTTCAACACCAAAACGGGTACGCTCTGCTAAAGTTTTGCCACCATAAATGTCGGTACGGTTATTTGTACCCTCCCAGAAAAACTGATCAATCAGGTATTGGTGTGCACCATGTATTTCAACCGTATCAAAACCCAAAGCTTTAGCGTCGGCTGCTGCCTGGCCAAAAGCTGCAATGGTATCAGCAATGGCTGCATCGGTCATCGGTACGCCATTTTCAAAACCTGGTTTGTTTAGGCTTGATGGACCTTCGAAAGGTGTGCCTGGTAGCCAACCCGATGCATGGTTATCCATAATGCCCTGGTGCCAGATCTGCGGACCCATTTTACCGCCAGCCTGGTGTACACTTTTAATTACGTTTTCCCAGCCTGCTAAAGCTTCGGTACCGTAAAAATGTGGAATATTAGGATCTGCAGAAGATGATGGACGGTTAATTACGGTTCCTTCTGATAAAATTAAACCCACTTCACCAGCTGCTCTCTTTGCGTAATAGGCGGCAACTTCGGGAGTTGGTACGCCACCAGGAGAAAATGAACGCGTCATTGGCGCCATTACGATTCTATTTTTGATATTTAATGTTTTAAGGCTAAAAGGCCTGAATAAACTATCTGTGTTCATATGTTTCTAAATTATAATTCGGTATTGATGATTTCGCTTAATTTTTCTAAGCCTTCTTTATTGCGTTTGTAATAAGTCCATTGACCTAAGCGTGTTGAACTGATTAAATCAGCACGTTGTAAAATAGACAGGTATTCGGAAATGGTACTTTGCGACAGTCCGCTTTTAAGCTGAATTTGCCCAACGCAAACACCAACATTTTCAAAATCGGCATTGGGTTGTTCCGGAAAATGTATTTCTGGCGCTTTTAACCAGCCTAAAATCTGTAAACGTGTTTTGTTCGAAAGTGCTTTAAATATTTCTACCTGATCCATGGCACAAATGTATATCGACTTTTCCCGATATGCCAATTAAAAGAATAAAGTTTACAATTGCATGTAAAACTTAGCGATAAGTAAAATGAATGATGTTATGAGCGGAAAGATTTTTGTTGAATATTATTATCGATTTTAGAGAAGGGGCGTCATTCCCGCGCAGGCGGGGATCTTAATGCAGCATACAAAACCTAGATCGTGATCATGTCTTCTGTGCTTCCGTGGTTAAGATTAACCTTAGAGAAAAAATGGCCAAAAAAGAACGGGGATAAATCATACCGACCT
This genomic interval carries:
- a CDS encoding 12-oxophytodienoate reductase — its product is MNTDSLFRPFSLKTLNIKNRIVMAPMTRSFSPGGVPTPEVAAYYAKRAAGEVGLILSEGTVINRPSSSADPNIPHFYGTEALAGWENVIKSVHQAGGKMGPQIWHQGIMDNHASGWLPGTPFEGPSSLNKPGFENGVPMTDAAIADTIAAFGQAAADAKALGFDTVEIHGAHQYLIDQFFWEGTNNRTDIYGGKTLAERTRFGVEVIKEVRKRVGEDFALIIRLSQFKPAAYDFKLAKNEQEMEQWLTPLAEAGIDIFHCSQRRFWEPEFEGSDLNFAGWAKKVTGKATISVGSVGLDGDFFGAFAGQSSQPSSLEELVRRMDRGDFDLVAVGRPLLADPNWVEKIKYNRTEELKGFSKEALMELV
- a CDS encoding transcriptional regulator codes for the protein MDQVEIFKALSNKTRLQILGWLKAPEIHFPEQPNADFENVGVCVGQIQLKSGLSQSTISEYLSILQRADLISSTRLGQWTYYKRNKEGLEKLSEIINTEL